The following are encoded in a window of Sinorhizobium sojae CCBAU 05684 genomic DNA:
- a CDS encoding ABC transporter substrate-binding protein — protein MKLRSLAGALAATVALPFGAANAAELEVTHWWTSGGEAAAVAELAKAFDATGNKWVDGAIAGSGGTARPIMISRITGGDPMGATQFNHGRQAEELVEAGLMRDLSDVAERENWREIVKPSSLLDSCTIEGKIYCAPVNIHSWQWLWLSNAAFEQAGVPVPKNWDEFVAAAPALEKAGIIPLALGGQPWQAAGAFDVLMVAIAGKDVFEQVFAKKDAEVAAGPEIAKVFNAADDARRMAKGSNVQDWNQATNLVITGKAGGQIMGDWAQGEFQVAGKKAGVDYTCLPGLGVNEVISTGGDAFYFPVLDDEEKSKAQEVLASTLLNPETQVAFNLKKGSLPVRSDVDLAAANDCMRKGLDILAKGNVIQGTDQLLSPDSQKQKEDLFSEFFANPSMTPEDAQKRFADIIAAAD, from the coding sequence ATGAAATTACGTTCTCTGGCTGGCGCTCTGGCCGCAACCGTCGCTCTGCCGTTCGGCGCGGCCAACGCCGCGGAACTGGAGGTCACGCATTGGTGGACCTCCGGCGGTGAAGCCGCGGCGGTCGCCGAACTGGCGAAGGCCTTCGATGCGACCGGCAACAAATGGGTCGATGGCGCGATCGCGGGTTCCGGCGGCACGGCGCGTCCGATCATGATCAGCCGCATCACCGGCGGCGACCCGATGGGGGCAACGCAGTTCAACCACGGCCGCCAGGCGGAGGAACTGGTCGAGGCCGGGCTGATGCGCGACCTGAGCGATGTGGCCGAGCGGGAAAACTGGCGGGAAATCGTCAAGCCGTCGAGCCTGCTCGACTCCTGCACGATCGAGGGCAAGATCTATTGCGCCCCGGTCAATATCCATTCCTGGCAATGGCTGTGGCTTTCCAATGCCGCATTCGAACAGGCGGGCGTGCCCGTGCCGAAGAACTGGGATGAATTCGTCGCTGCGGCGCCGGCGCTCGAAAAGGCCGGCATCATTCCGCTGGCGCTCGGCGGTCAGCCCTGGCAGGCAGCCGGCGCCTTCGACGTGCTGATGGTGGCGATCGCCGGCAAGGACGTGTTCGAGCAGGTCTTCGCCAAGAAGGACGCCGAAGTGGCGGCCGGTCCTGAAATCGCCAAGGTCTTCAATGCCGCCGACGACGCGCGCCGCATGGCGAAGGGCAGCAATGTCCAGGACTGGAACCAGGCGACGAACCTGGTGATCACCGGCAAGGCCGGCGGCCAGATCATGGGTGACTGGGCCCAGGGCGAGTTCCAGGTCGCGGGCAAGAAGGCCGGCGTCGACTACACCTGCCTGCCGGGTCTCGGCGTCAACGAGGTGATCTCGACCGGCGGCGATGCCTTCTATTTCCCGGTGCTTGACGACGAAGAGAAGTCGAAGGCGCAGGAGGTGCTCGCTTCCACCCTGCTGAACCCCGAAACCCAGGTCGCCTTCAATCTGAAGAAGGGCTCGCTGCCCGTTCGCAGCGATGTCGACCTTGCAGCGGCCAATGACTGCATGCGGAAGGGTCTCGACATTCTCGCTAAGGGCAATGTGATCCAGGGCACGGACCAGTTGCTTTCGCCGGACAGCCAGAAGCAGAAGGAGGACCTCTTCTCGGAGTTCTTCGCCAACCCCTCCATGACGCCCGAGGACGCCCAGAAGCGCT
- a CDS encoding LacI family transcriptional regulator: protein MEGRTKNKSAGAPPAEGGRPTLKTIAFMTGLGITTVSRALKDAPDIGAETKERVRLVAKQIGYQPNRAGVRLRTGKTNVISLVLTLEEEIMGITSPMVIGITEILAGTPYHLVVTPYSSTKDPLGPIRYILDTGAADGVIISRMEPNDPRVTLLTERQLPFVTHGRTKMGIVHPYHDFDNERFAYEAVRKLVERGRRRLVLLEPPPHLSFHQHMRTGFERGLRDFGAESVSFHQVNIDHSLKTIRDAFEALMRSNEAPDGIVSGSGSGAIALIAGLEAAGKKAGVDADMVSKVPSDFLRWLRPEVITMYEDIRLAGRELAKAVIGHIEGRPPETLQSLGQPEFQSTIPGQQT, encoded by the coding sequence ATGGAAGGCAGGACGAAGAACAAGTCAGCGGGAGCGCCGCCAGCGGAAGGCGGCAGACCGACGCTGAAGACGATCGCCTTCATGACTGGGCTCGGCATCACCACCGTTTCCCGCGCGCTGAAGGACGCGCCCGATATCGGCGCCGAAACCAAGGAACGCGTGCGCCTGGTGGCAAAGCAGATCGGTTATCAGCCGAACCGGGCGGGCGTACGGCTCAGGACTGGCAAGACCAATGTCATCAGCCTGGTGCTGACACTCGAGGAAGAGATCATGGGCATCACCAGCCCGATGGTCATCGGCATCACGGAAATCCTGGCGGGTACGCCCTATCACCTGGTCGTCACCCCTTACAGCTCCACCAAGGATCCGCTCGGACCCATCCGCTACATTCTCGACACCGGCGCCGCGGACGGCGTCATCATCTCGCGGATGGAGCCGAACGACCCGCGCGTGACGCTGCTGACGGAACGTCAGTTGCCGTTCGTCACCCATGGACGCACCAAGATGGGCATCGTCCACCCCTATCACGATTTCGACAACGAGCGGTTTGCCTACGAGGCGGTGCGCAAGCTGGTGGAGCGCGGCCGCCGTCGGCTCGTCCTGCTCGAGCCGCCACCCCACCTCTCCTTCCACCAGCACATGCGTACGGGCTTCGAACGCGGCCTGAGAGATTTCGGCGCCGAGTCCGTCAGCTTTCACCAGGTCAATATCGACCACAGCTTAAAGACCATCCGCGATGCCTTCGAAGCGCTGATGCGCTCGAACGAAGCGCCGGACGGCATCGTCTCCGGCAGCGGCTCCGGCGCCATCGCGCTGATCGCCGGGCTCGAGGCGGCCGGCAAAAAGGCCGGCGTTGATGCCGACATGGTCTCGAAGGTGCCGAGCGACTTCCTGCGCTGGCTGCGCCCGGAGGTCATCACCATGTATGAGGATATCCGCCTTGCCGGCCGCGAGCTCGCCAAAGCGGTGATCGGCCATATCGAGGGCCGCCCGCCCGAAACGCTGCAGAGCCTCGGCCAGCCGGAGTTCCAGTCGACGATACCGGGGCAGCAGACGTAA